One stretch of Legionella birminghamensis DNA includes these proteins:
- a CDS encoding glycoside hydrolase family 3 N-terminal domain-containing protein → MFDLRQKIAQMLIMGFSGCKLNENHPVYPWLAQEGLGGVLLFDYDLMQKKAGKNLVNQEQIRQLTQKLKSYSSQSIAGQQGMDLIIAVDYEGGAVDRFKSISGAAYTVSPEHLAQLDSKERRSILSNMAKMLQNLGFNLNFAPVVDLNINPHEGIIGPLGRCFSGNPDKVNQFALEFIEIFSEYGIHCCYKHFPGHGSAAADTHKGFVDVSESFTTEELRPYQLLKQSEFSPAMVMTAHVINRQLDPSGLPATLSRPILSHLLREQFGYQGIIISDDLQMHAISQHFSMDEALALTINAGADMLIVANQLGTITAQEVIDKIERQVSNGAIPISRIEQAFQRIVDLKQKQVCAA, encoded by the coding sequence TTGTTTGATTTACGACAGAAAATTGCTCAAATGCTTATTATGGGATTTTCCGGCTGTAAGTTGAACGAAAATCATCCCGTTTATCCCTGGCTGGCTCAAGAGGGTTTGGGTGGCGTTTTATTGTTTGATTATGATTTGATGCAGAAGAAAGCAGGCAAGAATCTGGTGAATCAAGAGCAGATCAGGCAGCTTACCCAGAAGTTAAAAAGTTATTCAAGTCAGTCCATAGCAGGGCAGCAAGGGATGGATCTGATTATTGCCGTAGATTATGAAGGGGGTGCTGTCGACAGGTTTAAGTCCATTTCTGGAGCTGCTTATACCGTCAGTCCAGAGCACCTGGCTCAGTTAGACAGCAAAGAACGCAGAAGCATCTTGAGTAATATGGCGAAAATGCTTCAAAACCTTGGATTTAATTTAAATTTTGCCCCGGTAGTCGATTTAAATATTAATCCCCATGAAGGAATCATTGGCCCGCTTGGCCGCTGCTTTTCCGGGAATCCCGATAAAGTGAATCAATTTGCCCTGGAGTTTATTGAGATATTTTCTGAATATGGCATCCATTGCTGCTACAAACATTTTCCCGGGCATGGAAGTGCCGCCGCTGATACGCATAAGGGATTCGTTGACGTATCGGAAAGCTTTACAACCGAAGAGCTTAGACCTTACCAGTTATTGAAGCAGTCTGAGTTTTCTCCGGCAATGGTTATGACGGCGCATGTGATAAACCGTCAATTGGATCCCTCCGGTTTACCGGCAACTCTTTCCAGGCCTATATTAAGCCATTTATTACGTGAGCAATTTGGTTATCAGGGAATTATTATCAGTGATGATTTACAGATGCATGCGATTAGTCAACATTTTAGTATGGATGAAGCACTGGCATTAACTATCAATGCAGGGGCAGATATGCTTATTGTGGCTAATCAACTGGGAACAATAACGGCTCAGGAAGTGATTGATAAAATAGAACGCCAGGTAAGCAATGGTGCGATCCCTATAAGCCGTATTGAGCAAGCCTTTCAACGCATCGTCGATTTAAAGCAAAAACAGGTTTGCGCAGCCTAA
- the dapE gene encoding succinyl-diaminopimelate desuccinylase: MSSIYEILSDLIERESITPFDAGCQESMLNYLSHLGFTCHPFNNGPVNNFFARYGISPPLLVFAGHTDVVPIGNGAQWQTPPFELTLIGDKLHGRGTADMKGSLAAMMLAAKRFIDKFPSFPGSLGFLITSGEEGDLFQLGTPYVMEELSKSDVKIDYCIVGEPSSTERIADVIKIGRRGSLTGNLILRGKQGHVAYPHLARNPIHQISPALAELALTEWDCGNEHFPPTSFQITALQSGGIASNIIPGDLSMQFNFRYSTEQTAQGLQRQVMNIFQKHALSPELEWRINGEPFLTNQGKLLDATVHAIEKVTHHVPELSTSGGTSDGRFIAPYGVEVIELGPVNATIHQVNECVSLSDLEKLAEIYYGICEQLLM; encoded by the coding sequence ATGAGCTCAATCTATGAAATTCTCAGTGACTTAATTGAGCGCGAATCAATAACTCCCTTTGACGCGGGCTGTCAGGAGTCCATGCTCAACTATTTGAGCCACCTGGGATTTACCTGCCATCCCTTTAATAATGGCCCGGTAAATAATTTTTTCGCCAGATACGGAATTAGCCCCCCCCTTCTTGTGTTTGCGGGACACACCGATGTAGTCCCCATTGGGAATGGCGCCCAATGGCAGACCCCTCCCTTTGAATTAACGCTCATTGGGGACAAACTTCATGGGCGCGGTACAGCCGATATGAAAGGGAGTCTGGCGGCAATGATGCTGGCTGCGAAGCGTTTTATCGATAAATTTCCTTCTTTTCCGGGGAGTCTTGGCTTTCTGATTACCAGCGGCGAGGAGGGTGATTTGTTTCAGTTGGGAACTCCCTATGTGATGGAGGAGCTAAGCAAAAGCGATGTCAAGATTGACTATTGTATTGTAGGTGAACCATCCAGTACCGAACGAATTGCCGATGTCATCAAAATCGGCCGCCGCGGTTCCCTCACTGGAAACCTGATTCTGCGCGGAAAACAGGGGCACGTGGCCTATCCTCATCTTGCCAGGAATCCTATCCATCAAATAAGCCCTGCCCTGGCTGAACTGGCGTTGACGGAGTGGGATTGCGGCAACGAGCATTTTCCTCCGACTTCTTTTCAAATTACCGCCCTGCAATCCGGCGGGATTGCCTCCAATATTATCCCTGGCGACCTGTCGATGCAGTTTAACTTTCGATATTCAACTGAACAGACAGCGCAGGGCTTGCAGCGGCAGGTGATGAACATCTTTCAAAAGCATGCCTTAAGCCCCGAACTTGAATGGCGGATCAATGGGGAACCGTTTCTGACCAATCAGGGAAAACTCCTGGATGCAACAGTGCATGCAATTGAAAAAGTTACCCATCATGTACCTGAACTCTCGACCAGTGGAGGTACTTCAGATGGCCGTTTCATTGCGCCTTATGGAGTGGAAGTGATCGAACTAGGGCCGGTAAACGCTACTATTCACCAGGTCAATGAATGTGTAAGCCTCTCGGACCTAGAGAAGCTTGCGGAGATTTATTATGGAATTTGCGAACAGCTATTAATGTAG
- a CDS encoding dicarboxylate/amino acid:cation symporter, with the protein MPFIQPSTRKFLLSTPFLYTLMIVLGIFSGLSDIPGLKPLGLFIADVFIRIFKCISLPIIALSIIVTLTSYRADGAMKRVWQRAMTYTLVTTVIAAAISCLLYLLIQPSMINAPAAKMTGLIPNQSSYFDHISSLIPSTIFAPFLDHQVMGVLLLGIVTGIAIRYIPEQEPRQTITAFFRGAHGLFMVITGWVIKIIPLGLYGFITSTVVQLREGQSIRGLGGYLLIIVLANLIQGLVVLPLWLKSQGIKPFAALRGMLPALSVAFFSKSSVGTLPVTMETAEKNLNVKPQVSRFVLPLCTSLNMNGCAAFIFTTVIYLMQNHGMEITLPMMALWIVISTVAAIGNAGVPMGCFFLSASLLASMNVPITLMWLILPFYSLIDMLETSLNVWSDSCVAKVVNEKIEATVNDLVPENSLLS; encoded by the coding sequence ATGCCTTTTATCCAGCCGTCAACCCGCAAATTTTTATTAAGTACCCCATTTCTCTATACTTTAATGATCGTTCTTGGGATATTCAGTGGGCTTTCCGATATCCCGGGGTTAAAGCCGCTAGGTTTATTTATTGCAGATGTATTCATCCGTATATTCAAATGCATTAGCTTGCCCATTATCGCACTTTCAATAATTGTTACCTTGACAAGCTATCGTGCAGATGGGGCAATGAAGAGGGTATGGCAAAGGGCTATGACCTATACTTTGGTGACTACTGTAATTGCTGCTGCAATTAGTTGCCTCCTCTATCTCCTTATTCAACCGAGCATGATTAACGCCCCCGCGGCAAAAATGACTGGTCTCATACCGAACCAGTCTTCTTATTTTGACCATATAAGCAGTTTGATTCCCTCAACCATTTTTGCACCATTTCTGGATCATCAGGTTATGGGTGTTTTGCTGCTGGGAATCGTAACCGGTATTGCCATTCGCTATATCCCTGAACAGGAACCTCGCCAGACGATTACTGCGTTTTTTCGTGGGGCTCATGGCCTGTTCATGGTGATAACTGGCTGGGTGATTAAAATAATCCCTCTCGGTTTGTATGGTTTTATAACCAGCACAGTGGTTCAATTACGGGAAGGGCAATCCATTCGCGGTCTCGGCGGTTATTTATTAATTATCGTATTAGCCAATTTAATCCAGGGGCTGGTTGTTCTGCCTTTGTGGCTAAAAAGCCAGGGAATTAAACCTTTCGCAGCCCTTCGCGGAATGTTACCGGCATTGTCAGTGGCTTTTTTCTCCAAGTCGTCGGTTGGTACCTTACCGGTAACTATGGAAACCGCTGAAAAAAATCTGAATGTGAAACCGCAAGTCAGCCGTTTTGTGCTGCCGCTTTGCACCAGCCTGAACATGAACGGATGCGCTGCTTTTATTTTTACGACAGTTATTTATCTGATGCAGAATCATGGAATGGAAATTACATTGCCAATGATGGCTTTATGGATTGTGATTTCAACAGTTGCTGCCATTGGAAATGCCGGTGTGCCCATGGGCTGCTTTTTTCTTAGCGCCAGTCTTCTCGCCAGCATGAATGTACCCATTACGCTGATGTGGCTTATATTACCTTTTTATAGCCTGATAGACATGCTGGAAACATCCTTAAACGTCTGGTCGGATTCCTGTGTGGCTAAGGTGGTGAATGAGAAGATTGAAGCGACCGTCAATGATTTAGTGCCAGAAAATTCATTGCTGTCCTAG